One Senegalia massiliensis genomic window, ATTTTGCTATAAAAAATGATTAAATCTGAAAAACTAGTAAGGAGTTGTTGTATATGGAATTACTGTTAAGACCCATGACTAATGATATTTTTGCTAAATACATAAATAAGTCTATAAAGAAATATGCTAATGAACATGTAAAAGCTGGTAATTGGATAAAAGAAGATTCTTTAGAAAGAGCAGAAAAAGAATTTAAAAAATTATTGCCTGAAGGTTTAAAAACAAAAAAACACTATTTATTTTCTGTAACTCATGAAAAAAATAATATAGGAGTACTATGGTTGAACATTTATATAAACAATAATATTAAGCAAGCTTTTATATATGATATTGAATTAGAAGAAGAATATCAGGGTAAAGGTTATGGTAAACAAACTATGAATTTGATAGATAAGTATTTGAAAGAAAATGATGTTGATAGTGTACAACTACATGTTTTTGCACA contains:
- a CDS encoding GNAT family N-acetyltransferase, with the translated sequence MELLLRPMTNDIFAKYINKSIKKYANEHVKAGNWIKEDSLERAEKEFKKLLPEGLKTKKHYLFSVTHEKNNIGVLWLNIYINNNIKQAFIYDIELEEEYQGKGYGKQTMNLIDKYLKENDVDSVQLHVFAHNERAVSLYKKMGYKFTDFMMIKYL